In Saccharomonospora marina XMU15, one genomic interval encodes:
- a CDS encoding methyltransferase domain-containing protein — translation MTTTNTTTDVEWEPHAQRLADELAAAGKLTDPRLVDAVRAVPRHAFVPTYHQQTSDGSWAQRASVDDLAAVYANTALITALAPTATGGTTVLSSSTQPGLMTRMIEALHLTDGSRVLEVGTGTGYNAGLLAHRLGDEQVYSVDVEADLVELARQRLAGLGYHPTLVACDGAAGLPEHAPFDAIIATCAVPAIPRAWVEQVRPGGVILTDLKPAPGAGSLVRLTRTAENRAEGRFDATYAAFMDLRHTPGDNPAGFRVERDHDQAEHRTTSLDPNTPWNSLLVWFLASFELGAEIAYGYTLPEGGAIPAYSGTPPTASWIATPDGSWAEIALATHDGQHEVAEGGPRRLWRFVEQAHRTWNDLGRPGWDSFGLTVTPDTHTVWFDQHTWRLAPR, via the coding sequence GTGACCACAACGAACACCACCACTGACGTCGAGTGGGAGCCGCACGCGCAGCGGCTCGCCGACGAGTTGGCCGCGGCGGGCAAGCTCACCGACCCGCGTCTGGTCGACGCCGTCCGAGCGGTTCCCCGGCACGCGTTCGTCCCCACGTACCACCAGCAGACCTCGGACGGCAGCTGGGCGCAGCGCGCCAGCGTCGACGACCTCGCCGCCGTCTACGCCAACACCGCGCTGATCACCGCGCTCGCCCCGACCGCGACCGGCGGCACGACGGTGCTGTCGTCGTCGACCCAGCCAGGGTTGATGACCCGCATGATCGAAGCTCTGCACCTCACCGACGGTTCGCGGGTGCTGGAAGTCGGCACCGGCACCGGCTACAACGCCGGCCTCCTGGCGCACCGGCTCGGCGACGAGCAGGTCTACTCGGTCGACGTCGAGGCCGACCTCGTCGAGCTGGCCCGCCAGCGGCTTGCCGGACTCGGCTATCACCCGACGCTGGTCGCCTGCGACGGAGCGGCCGGGCTGCCGGAACACGCGCCGTTCGACGCGATCATCGCCACCTGCGCCGTCCCCGCGATCCCGCGGGCCTGGGTCGAGCAGGTCCGGCCAGGCGGAGTGATCCTGACCGACCTCAAACCCGCGCCCGGCGCAGGCAGCCTCGTCCGCCTCACCCGCACCGCCGAGAACCGCGCGGAAGGCCGGTTCGACGCGACCTACGCCGCGTTCATGGATCTGCGGCACACGCCAGGCGACAACCCGGCCGGATTCCGCGTCGAACGCGACCACGACCAAGCCGAACACCGCACCACCAGCCTCGACCCGAACACCCCCTGGAACTCGCTGCTGGTCTGGTTCCTCGCCTCCTTCGAACTCGGTGCCGAGATCGCCTACGGCTACACCCTCCCCGAGGGCGGCGCCATTCCCGCCTACAGCGGCACCCCACCGACCGCATCCTGGATCGCCACCCCGGACGGCTCCTGGGCCGAGATCGCCCTCGCCACCCACGACGGACAGCATGAGGTCGCCGAAGGCGGACCCCGCCGCCTCTGGCGCTTCGTCGAGCAGGCACACCGCACCTGGAACGACCTCGGAAGGCCAGGCTGGGACTCGTTCGGGCTCACCGTCACACCCGACACCCACACCGTCTGGTTCGACCAGCACACCTGGCGGCTCGCGCCCCGTTGA